The following proteins come from a genomic window of Gynuella sunshinyii YC6258:
- a CDS encoding GNAT family N-acetyltransferase/peptidase C39 family protein, giving the protein MDAIRAAAVSDIASLVRLENMVFDSDRLNARRFRYFLHNDKSELWVVGKPVTAYALVMFHRGTGLARLYSIAVHPDNRGNGIASLLLDHIEQRVLARTSLVLRLEVKVDNEAAIRLYQKRGYKKVADLSHYYEDGTDGLKMEKRLQPIVKVPDNVCYYPQSTPFTCGPASLLMAMHSLKPTVTISTIEELNIWRESTTVYLTTGHGGTSPQGLALAAKSRGFDVELWLSSTEVPFLNSVRDAHKREVMTLVAEDFDRRCQQQGIVPQPFPANLDKIEETLRDGGRILLLISTYRLNRNKAPHWIWLVAMNDEYAFVNDPDIDDDQDSFDNSFVPISRLNLNKMMQYGKNQLKAAVILRSAIGT; this is encoded by the coding sequence ATGGATGCTATCCGTGCCGCTGCCGTCAGCGACATTGCCAGTCTGGTCAGGCTGGAAAATATGGTGTTTGACAGTGATCGTCTGAATGCGAGGCGATTTCGTTATTTTCTCCACAATGATAAGAGTGAGTTATGGGTGGTTGGCAAGCCTGTGACCGCATATGCATTAGTGATGTTTCATCGCGGAACTGGTTTGGCCAGGTTGTATTCCATTGCGGTTCATCCCGATAACCGGGGGAACGGAATTGCTTCGCTTCTGCTGGATCACATCGAACAGAGAGTGCTTGCACGAACCAGTCTGGTGTTGCGTCTTGAAGTTAAGGTGGATAATGAAGCGGCCATTCGTCTGTATCAAAAACGTGGTTATAAAAAAGTCGCTGATTTGAGCCATTACTACGAGGATGGCACCGATGGTTTGAAAATGGAGAAGCGGCTTCAGCCTATTGTCAAAGTGCCGGATAACGTTTGTTATTACCCTCAAAGTACTCCATTTACCTGTGGTCCGGCTTCTCTTCTGATGGCCATGCACAGCCTGAAACCAACAGTGACCATCAGCACTATTGAAGAGTTAAACATATGGCGGGAGTCAACGACTGTGTACCTGACGACCGGCCATGGCGGCACCTCCCCACAGGGGCTGGCGCTGGCAGCAAAAAGTCGAGGTTTCGACGTGGAATTGTGGCTTTCGTCAACGGAGGTGCCATTTTTAAATTCTGTGCGGGACGCACATAAGAGAGAGGTGATGACATTGGTGGCTGAGGACTTTGATCGCCGCTGTCAGCAACAGGGGATTGTTCCACAGCCTTTTCCGGCCAACCTCGACAAAATTGAAGAAACATTGCGTGATGGTGGCCGGATTTTATTGCTGATCAGTACGTATCGTTTGAATCGCAATAAAGCACCTCACTGGATCTGGTTGGTTGCCATGAATGATGAATATGCTTTTGTGAATGATCCGGATATCGATGACGACCAGGACAGCTTCGATAATTCTTTTGTGCCAATCTCCAGACTCAACCTGAACAAAATGATGCAGTATGGTAAAAATCAGCTAAAAGCAGCCGTGATTCTTAGGTCGGCAATTGGAACCTGA